AAAAATTAGAACAGGAAATTTCTATAAAGATGAAATTACACTTGAAGAAGGACAGGAATTTATATTAACAGCAGAGGAAGTTACAGGCGATGAAACAAAAGTATCGATTAATTATAAAGGATTACCAAAAGATGTAAAACCAGGAGATAAAATTTTAGTTAATGATGGAAAATTAAAGTTAGAAGTTATAGAATCTGACGGAGTTAACATAAAAACTAAAGTTTTAAATACAGCAACAATTACACATAGAAGAGGAATAAATGCACCAGGGGCAGATATAAAAATTCCAGCGTTAACAGAAAAAGATAAAAAATATATAGAATTTGGTATTAAACATGAAGTTGATTATTTTGCACTTTCATTTGTTAGAAAGCCAGAAGATGTTCTTGAAATGAGAGAAATATTAAATTCCTTAAATGCAAAAGATGCACAGATTATTAGCAAAATTGAAACAAAGCAAGCAATAGAGAATGATCTTGAAAAAATTATTGAACTCTCAGATGGTGTAATGGTTGCAAGAGGAGATCTTGGAGTTGAAGTAGAAGTTGAAAAAATTCCGGTTTTACAAAAAAGAATTATAAAAATTGCAAATAGAATGGCTAAACCAGTTATTACAGCAACTCAAATGCTTGAAACAATGATAGAAAATCCAGTTCCAACAAGAGCTGAAACAACAGATATTGCAAATGCAATTTTAGATGGAACAGATGCAATAATGTTATCCGGCGAAACATCAATAGGAAAATACCCCATAGAAACAGTTAAGGTTATGGATAAAATAGCTAAAGAAACTGAACCATATATTAATCATTATAGTACTTTGTTCTATGAATTTGATGAAGAAGATGATTCAACTACAAATGCAATTTCAAGAGCTGCTAATGAAATTGCTGTAAGTTCAGGAATAAAAACTATAGTAGCTGTTACTGATAGAGGTTATACAGCTCGTGCAGTATCCAGATATAGAGAAAACGTAAATATAATAGCTGTTACTCATTCAGAAAAAACATACAATAGGTTGGCATTAGTTTGGGGAGTAAAACCAATGATAGTAAATGAATTTGTAAGTACAGACACCATGCTTTATATTGTTAAACAAACTTTAAAAGAAGAAGGATTAGTAAAATCAGGAGAAAAAATTATATTTACAGCTGGAATCCCTTATGGATTCTCAAGTAAAACAAACTTTTTACATATTGCAGAAATAAAATAATGTTAATATAACAAAAAACGCCTCGAATAATTCTGAGGCGTTTTTTTTGTTATAACACATTTTTTAAATATTTTCCTGTATATGTATTTGCTTTGATAATATCTTCTGGAGTTCCTGTGGCTACAATATATCCTCCTTTTTCTCCACCTTCAGGACCAAGATCAATAATATAATCTGCATTTTTAATAACATCAAGATTATGTTCTATTATTATTACAGTATTTCCTTTTTCAACCAATTTATGCAAAACTTCAATTAACTTTCTCACATCTTCAAAATGCAAACCAGTAGTAGGTTCATCAAGAAAATATATAGTTCTTCCTGTGTCTCTTTTTCTTAATTCTGAAGTAAGTTTTATTCTTTGTGCTTCACCACCGGATAATGTAGTTGCT
This is a stretch of genomic DNA from Marinitoga piezophila KA3. It encodes these proteins:
- the pyk gene encoding pyruvate kinase, translated to MTMRKTRIVATIGPATESEEMVRKLIEAGADVLRLNTSHENPEVHEKRIETIKKVRKEFDKPVAILLDLAGPKIRTGNFYKDEITLEEGQEFILTAEEVTGDETKVSINYKGLPKDVKPGDKILVNDGKLKLEVIESDGVNIKTKVLNTATITHRRGINAPGADIKIPALTEKDKKYIEFGIKHEVDYFALSFVRKPEDVLEMREILNSLNAKDAQIISKIETKQAIENDLEKIIELSDGVMVARGDLGVEVEVEKIPVLQKRIIKIANRMAKPVITATQMLETMIENPVPTRAETTDIANAILDGTDAIMLSGETSIGKYPIETVKVMDKIAKETEPYINHYSTLFYEFDEEDDSTTNAISRAANEIAVSSGIKTIVAVTDRGYTARAVSRYRENVNIIAVTHSEKTYNRLALVWGVKPMIVNEFVSTDTMLYIVKQTLKEEGLVKSGEKIIFTAGIPYGFSSKTNFLHIAEIK